From the Budorcas taxicolor isolate Tak-1 chromosome 6, Takin1.1, whole genome shotgun sequence genome, the window ACGGCTCTCACCAGATGTCCAGGATGAGCAGAGTAGCCACAATGGCGTAGACCCCGTCACTGAAGGCCTCCACTCGCTCCTTGCTGAGCGGCTCGTGCAGGTCGAAGGTGAAGACCTCCACGCTGTGAGCCGGGGGCTCTCTGGGGCCTGTGGCGGGCCGGGGAGGGGTGGCCGAGCCCTCAGCGCTTTGGGCCAGCGGGGGGCCCTGCAGGGACGCCCGGCCCATGCTCTGCGGGCCCTGGCGGCAGCCCCAAAGTACCCCGGGACAGTCCCACCAGGCACCTACCCACAAGCTGGGCCCTGCACCAGCCGGCGGCCTTGCTCACGTAAGGCAGGAAGATGACCGTGGCCATCAGCAGGTATGACTGTGCGGAGAGAGTGATTCAGGGGGTGCTGAGGCCCGGGGGAGCACAACTATGGCAgggtcagagtgtgtgtgtgcgtgaaacAGCAGGCTGAACGGAACCTGAGCTGGGTGGGGCTGCCCAGGACTGAGGGGTGTGAGCCCATGGGAGGAGCAGGCCCCTGGCCCGAGCGTCAGCACTGATGGAGACAGGCCAGATGGAGGTGGGGACGGTGGGCCAGGGAAGTGACCGTGTTGGGAACTGGAAGGTGGGCCCAGGACAGCATCCTGGATCCGGGGGTTGGGGGGTGCAGTGAGCACGCCTGGGAGGATGGCCAAGGGCTCACGGTGACCGTGGTGGGGACTGGAAGGTGGGCCCAGGACAGAATCCCAGAtcggtgggggaggtggggcggTGAGCATGCCTGGGAGGATGGCCAAGGGCTCCTGGGGAGCTGTGGGGGCGCTGGGCAGGGGGCTCTCCCAGGTGACGGGCAGGCGCCTCAGGCAAGCGGGTGAGGGGTTGAGGGGCCAGACCCCGGCTGCGGGAAGGTGGGACATGCGGGAGGGGCTACCTGGGTCCCAGCCCCAAGAAGACCCTTCCTGCTTTGTGGCAGCCCAGGGCCCTCCCCCCTGCTGCCACCACTCAAGGGTCCAgtcacctccctgcccaggatCCTCACGGCACTCACAGCGCCCACCCAGGGGCCTCGGCTCTGCCTGCTCCTTGCCCAGGCTGCTCACTCCACACCAGCCAGGCCCTCTGTCCTCCACACAACAACCTCCACGGCCTGAGCCCGGCCAGAGCCGGGGGGCTGACCCACCCACAGCGCGGATGCTGCAAACCCCAGGCCTGTCCTCTGTGCTTCACCCCTGCTGGCCTGCCCCGTCCACGGGGAGCGCCCACCTGAAGGCCACGGTCAGGGTCACTGCGCCTGGTCCCGAAGGTCCCCAAGGGCCCTGACCAGCAGGAGCGGGGTCCACCGGGAGGTGCAGCCCCCACACGGTGAGGGGACACATcatctcccctgccccacccGTGGCCTGAGCTGGAGGACCCTGGACCCTGGACCCtggaccccagccccagcccccagctccatCCTCCAGGGTGTGGGCCTGCAGCCCTTGCCgttctgtttattttaaatttggaatTCTCTTGAAACATTTACTAGACGTTTAAAATGCACTCCTTCACACTTCTTGTGGTGCTTTGGGTTTCAGGGTTCACTCTGCTTCACCGGCGCACAGGTAAAGGCAGGAGCTGCCGAGTCGCCGCTGGTGGGGCTTATCTTCCCGCCCCTGTGAGCAAAGCGTCTCCAGCTGCAGCTCAGCCAGGACAGAATCAGGCGCAGCCCCGCCTGCGGCCGCCGTCTCCCAGCACTCTGTGGGGCAAGCCCACCGTGCCTGCAGCTCCCTTTCCTCCACTTCTGTCCTTCCTGGCTCGGGAAGGTCTTTCCCTACTTCCTGTCTCAGTGGGTCACGGCCCCACACACGTGCAGAGGGCCACGCATCCCGGGCCCGCTGGTTTGCACTGTGGCGGCTCTGGGCAGGCCCTGGACTCACCGCGGGGTAGAAGAAGAGGGAGAAGCCAGCGGCGGCCAGGCAGAGCGCGGGGCCCCGCACGACAACGCCCAGGATGTACTGCCGGTAGAGGCCGCGGTGGGCAGAGTGCTCGATCTGGGGGCTCAGGAGGTGCGGGAAGTGGAAGGCGTAGAGCACGATCAGCGCCTGCGGGAGACGCTGCAGGCTACAGGGGGGCCTCACGCGGGCACCCCGGGagtgctggggggagggggcgggaccctcgcgctGCTCGGGGGGGGCGTGGGGCCTCAGCCCCCTCTCATTCTCTGTCCACATCAGGATGGGGGCCCGGGCCCCAAGCGGGTGCCCGGGGCAGGCGCGCCCTTGCAGGCAAGGTGTGCACAGGCTCCTCAGCGGGGCCCAAGCCCACACCGCAGCTGTGCCCTGAGACACAGGAAGGCGCGGCACCCTACCTGTACAGCCCCGATGGCGGTCACACACACGCAGAACAGGAAGATGCCCAGAGGCACCTCGGGGAAGGCCACCATCAAGGAAAACTGTAGCCAGAAAACCCACAACGTCAGGGCCCCCGCGAGTCCGCTGGGCCGAGCCCGGGCCGCTGCGGAGCCGTCCGGGGAGGGAGCGTCTCTGCCACAGGAGCCCTTGGGCCGAAGCGTGAAGCCTTTAAAGCTGAAGGTTTTTTAGGCTCGTGAAGGCTCTCCAGACCCCAGCCCGCTGGGACGCACTGCCCTCAGAGCACGGCCCTCCCTCCGAATCCAGGAGCTGCTGGCTGAGCAGAGGGTGGGTCACTGGCGGGGATGCGCCCAGCTCGGCCGGGAGGCTGGGGTCTCGGGGGGCCGGGCAggcatctccccacccccacccccacccgcgcCTCGTGACAGGAACCGGCAGGCTCCTGGAGACCTCTGCAACCACGTGGTCCAGGCCGACTGCCGATGGGTCTGAGAGCTTTGAGGAGGGCGTGTTCTGGGGTCAGTGGAGGGCGGGTGCGCCTGGGGTGGACCTGGGGCCGGAAGCCCCTGTGACTCACTGTGAACGGCAGGAAGGTGATGGTCATCATGcaggcctgggagggagggggcgcgGCTGAGGGCGGCTGGGGGGCCAGCCCTGCACACCCGGGGTGAGCCACCAGCCCTGGCTCCTGGCGGGTGGAGCTCCAGCCCGGGAACCGAAGGAGAGACTCACCAGGTTGAGCAGGGCCAGCGTGTCGTCTATTTTCCCAACAATTTGGAACAACCTGAACAAttcaaggaaaagaacagaagtcaCTGAATAAATGTGGCTCTGACGGCATGAGACACAGACTCTCACGACAGCTTCACACTGAGGTGGGAGGTGTGGGCGGAAGACTCCCAGGCAGGGAGCGGGCAGAGCGCCCAGGCCGCAGCCTGTCTCAGCCTCCACGGTCTCCCCACTCGGAGCCCCGAGGACGCGGCCTGCTCCCCCCAGGGAGGTCTCTGCCAGGGCCAGCGCCGAGGGCGCCCAAGGGCCTGGGTGCTTCTCTCAGTCAGAAGCCTAGGCCGCAGCCCCTGCAGCAGCGAGTGGGGGCGCTGCTGAACCCCCAGACAGGCCGCTGCTGGGCTGACTGGCGCCGGCCGTGCCTGCGGCCTGTGCAGCTTCCGGCAGGACTGGGCTGGGCAGCCCCTGGGCCGCCTCTCTTTCTGTGAACAAGCAGGCAGGAGGGATCCCTCGAAGCCTCAAAAGGGGGTCACCTGTGCCCACCAGAGACGCCCACTCTGCTGGAGACACGTGTGTGTGGGACGGCGTTGAGACACTCTCAACCTTGCAGGCTCCTTGCCTTCCTGCACCCCCAGCACCCCGGCGGGGGCTTCTCCAGCCTGGGGGCCTCCTGGCCGCCCTGCCCATGGGGGCTCACCACCACAGCTCCAGGCCCCAGTTCCCATGGGGTCTGGGGGCCTCCTGGACCCCCCGCCTGTGGGGCTTGTCACCACAGCTCCGGGATCCTGCTCCCCTGGGGTCTGGGGGCCTCCTGGACCCCCCGCCTGAGGGTCTCGTCACCAGAGCTCCGGGCCCCGGTTCCCCTGGGGTCCTGAGGATGCTTTTCCTCAGTGCTGTGCCCAGCACCCTGTCATCGTCCAGGCCTGGGGCGGGCTGCTGTGGCCACGTGCCTGTGAAAGCATTGATGTGGGAGAGGCCTCCGGCGGGAGCCGGGAGGGGCGGCCATCCACCCAAGCGCACCCACCGCCAGCCTGACCTTGGGCCAGGCGAAGCCACGCCCACTGGGCGCACAGCCGGCCGGCTGCCTCCTGAGCACAGGCCCCGGCCTGCTGTACCTCGTGTGGGCCGCCCAGGCCACAGTCACGATGAGGAAGGTCATCAGGTACACAGCAATCCTGGTGGCAAGGAGCCTCTGGACACTCTTGTCAAATTCCTGCAACAGAAGTGCCTCCCATTGACCCCATTCACCTGGGACAGGGCCCAGCCCGAGGACACACCCAGGCTTAGCTTCGTCCAAGCTGGCCCTGGGGCCCCTCCTGACATGCAGCCCCCTGGAATGTCTGCTCTGGAGGCAGAAAGGCCTCAGGCCTCTCCCAGGACCTCGGCAGGGTGGCCGCGGGCCTGGCGGCCACAGAGAGTCATGGCATTGCCAGGTGAGTGGTCCTGAGGCTGCGTGAGGCCGGGCGCGAGGCTGTGTGACTGCAGGCCGGGCAGCACGGGAGAGGGCTCACACGTCACCATCATCGGAAACTCCAGATGCAAACAACACCTCGCCCTGTCTGCGGGTCCTCTGAGCCCATGTGAGCAGCCCCGGTTTCCGGATCCCCGGGTCCTGTGGTCTCAATGAGCCTTGGCGCCGGCTGCCAGCCACAGGGCGCCCGCCCCAGCCCACGGTACCCGCCCTGAAGGAGTGTCCCAGCCACAGTCTGGCTCAGAGCCCTTCCGGGCCGGTCGGCACGCAGACTGGGGACTTCTCCACGGCGGTCAGCGGCGAGGAGCTCCAGGCCCACGGGTCCCCGTCACCTTCAGCATCTCCCGCAAACACCTGCCTCCCTGTCCTGAAAGCGGAGGCACTGGAGTCCCCGGAAGGTTCTGGAGCGGCAGGAGCGCCCACGCCCCGCGGCACGTGGCTTTCCTGAGCGCAGCCCGTGGGCCCCCGTGGGGAGGCGGCTCCCTGGAGCAGAGAAGGCCACACGGCCCTTTGCCAAGGTCATCAGGCTCGACCTGCATCTCGGTCTCGTTCAAACCCCGTGAGAAGCAACGACACCACCTCCCTGAGAAGATTCCCAGCAGCGTCCAGGCTGGAGCCAGACCGCAGCTGCACGCTGGCCCTGCCCGGACCGGCGCCAGGGTGGCCACACGGGGCTGAGTGTGGCGCTGGGCACGCACACGCCCAGGGACTCGTCCCCTCCTGGGAAGGGCCGGCCTCGGAGGGGCTGGCCGTGTCGCTGCCTCACTTACCCGGTGGAGACGCCCCAGGCTGCCTAGCAATGGGAACGTGGCCTTACcggcttccctctcctccctgctcaCACGCCGGCCCCTCCGCTCCCCAGCACCCGCTTGATGGGCCGCCCCAGGGGCCACGGCACCGAGCGGGGGCGCGTGCATGCCAGCCGCCAGGCGCCCCTGCCCTTCTCCGGTCTCCTCAGGGCTCAGCCCGAGGGCACCACCTTCATTCACAAGCCAGGACGGGGCTGGCAGGTTCTGGGGGAGAGGTGGTGGACAACCTGGCCCCAGCCCCCCAGCCAGGTGGCCCCAGCCCCCCAGCCAGGTGCCCCCAGCCAGGAGCCCGGCCTTGCGCCCATGGGCTGAGCCTCCCGGGCCCCGGCCTGCATGCCCACACTGCTGACGGTTCCCAGTACCTGCTCCGGGGAGATCTCTGTGTGGGTCACGGGCAGGATCTGCAACAGACACACCGTGGACCCAGGGACGCTCCCTGGGCACTGACCACCCCCTGGGTCGGGCCGGCCCGgccgcccctcccgcccctcAGCGGCCCGGGGCCCCCACGGACCATCACGGTGGCGATGATGGACAGCAGCGCGTCGCTGAAGCTGAGCATGCGATGCGAGTGCTGGGTCCCGTCGGCCGCGTCCTCGTCTGGTGAGCCCACGGAGGTGTCTGCCTGCCCCTCGAGGGTCGGCTCCGGGGTCTGGGGCCCGGACATGGTGGGGCCTGAAAGAAGCACGGGTCTGAGCCGGCGCCGTGTTCCTGGGGCGGGTGCCTCAGACGGGTCCGCTAAGTCTACTTCACAGGAAACTGCCAAACCATTGACGGGGTTTGCACGCCCACTGCAGTGAGCGAGTCGCAGCTGCTCCCCTCAGGGTCTGGAGGCTCTTTACTAATGTGGCGGCTTTTCAATCTTGGCTGTGCTGACAGACGTGCCTGCCACTGGGgtccagcctgtgctccacggtGGCCAGCTGGGTGCTCTCCCGTGCCTACTTTTCACCTGTGCGCCTTCTGTGGTAAAGTGCCTGCTAGAATCTTCAGTTCACTTGTTTGGGGGGTTATTTGTACCGGTGTTGAATTTTGACAATTCTTCCCACATTGTGGTTAGAAGTCCGTTGTTAGACGTGTGATTTGCAGGCATTTTCTCCAAATCTGTGATTTGCCTCTCCTTCTCTCACCAATCTCCAGGAGGACGTAGGttccttttttgaaatatttatttatccgACTGCCTCGGGTCTTCATTGCATCATCCaaaaccagggactgagcctgggtcccctgcactgcaaggggGGTTCCCACCCATCAGGGAAGAATGTGAGCTCTAAATTTCGATGAACCCTAACTTACCGCTTTCTCTTTTGTGGATTattcttttggtgtcatatctaataATGCTTTGCTGAACCCAAGATCACaaagattttctgttttcttctagaagttttaaagTTTGAAGTCTCACTTTTGGCCTATGATCAATTTTGAGTTTTTATATAACATGCAAAGTACGGTCACGTTCCCCTTTCCTGCAGATGGATGTCTCATTATGCCAACACTTCATGTTTAAAAGACTGTCCCCGCTCCACTGAACTGCCTGTGCGGGCACCTAGGGCAAACACTGACAGACAGATTCGTGGGGTGTCTCTGGGAGCCCCCGTCCTGCCGAGGATGAGGTGCCTGTCCTTTGTGGCACCACACTGCCTTCGTGCCAGCCTCACGTCGGTCCTGATGTCCGCTTAAGTCCTCCAGCTTTGCTCTTTTCCAGACCATTTGGATGATTCTCGCTCTTTGCCTCTCCCTCATGGTCTCCTGCTTGTCGGGGCCCCATTTGTCGTTCCTACAGGCAGGAAGATGGGCTACAGCGCCCCTCACTGCCTGGCCCACAACTGGAACTGGCCTGGGGTCAaagccagaggaggaggaggactggAAAACACTGAAGCCTCAGACGGGCGTCACTCTTCAAGTTCCAACCCCCTTTTCAGCCTATTGCCTTTTGTGCAcgttttcttctaatattttgtCCAGAGCTTTCACCTGTAATCAGCGGGAGGGGCCGGCACTAACCGAACCCTTTTACTTCACAAAAGGGAGGCAGATGGagtggggaaggtgggagggaagggcGTCTGACAAACAGGACGGGAGGCAGTGCGCTCCTTTAGGGCCACCTCTGGGGACAGACGCCCGTTACATGGCTTCCTGAACTTTTTGCATGTTTAAGttgttttcaattaaattttattcaaaaaatcAGTAAAGATCAAATATAGACAcagaaattctcaacaaaatgttaACAAATGGAATTTTGTAACATATAGAAAGAATTATATATCAtgccaagtg encodes:
- the TMEM175 gene encoding endosomal/lysosomal proton channel TMEM175 isoform X3 — encoded protein: MSGPQTPEPTLEGQADTSVGSPDEDAADGTQHSHRMLSFSDALLSIIATVMILPVTHTEISPEQEFDKSVQRLLATRIAVYLMTFLIVTVAWAAHTRLFQIVGKIDDTLALLNLACMMTITFLPFTFSLMVAFPEVPLGIFLFCVCVTAIGAVQSYLLMATVIFLPYVSKAAGWCRAQLVGPREPPAHSVEVFTFDLHEPLSKERVEAFSDGVYAIVATLLILDICEDNVPDAKDVKEKFQGSLVAALGESGPHFLAYFGSFATVGLLWFAHHSLFLHIRRATRPMGLLNTLSLAFVGGLPLAYQQTSAFAQQPRDELESVRVSCAIIFLASIFQFAIWTTALLREGETLQPSARFGGREHAFMFAKLALYPCASLLAFACTCVLSSFSTAIFHAMQIAVPFTFLLLRLLVRLALAGLRALRGLLGPVLVRPAPGAADEAQSLLLPAPC
- the TMEM175 gene encoding endosomal/lysosomal proton channel TMEM175 isoform X2, coding for MSGPQTPEPTLEGQADTSVGSPDEDAADGTQHSHRMLSFSDALLSIIATVMILPVTHTEISPEQEFDKSVQRLLATRIAVYLMTFLIVTVAWAAHTRLFQIVGKIDDTLALLNLACMMTITFLPFTFSLMVAFPEVPLGIFLFCVCVTAIGAVQALIVLYAFHFPHLLSPQIEHSAHRGLYRQYILGVVVRGPALCLAAAGFSLFFYPASYLLMATVIFLPYVSKAAGWCRAQLVGPREPPAHSVEVFTFDLHEPLSKERVEAFSDGVYAIVATLLILDICEDNVPDAKDVKEKFQGSLVAALGESGPHFLAYFGSFATVGLLWFAHHSLFLHIRRATRPMGLLNTLSLAFVGGLPLAYQQTSAFAQQPRDELESVRVSCAIIFLASIFQFAIWTTALLREGETLQPSARFGGREHAFMFAKLALYPCASLLAFACTCVLSSFSTAIFHAMQIAVPFTFLLLRLLVRLALAGLRALRGLLGPVLVRPAPGAADEAQSLLLPAPC
- the TMEM175 gene encoding endosomal/lysosomal proton channel TMEM175 isoform X1, translating into MSGPQTPEPTLEGQADTSVGSPDEDAADGTQHSHRMLSFSDALLSIIATVMILPVTHTEISPEQEFDKSVQRLLATRIAVYLMTFLIVTVAWAAHTRLFQIVGKIDDTLALLNLACMMTITFLPFTVSHRGFRPQVHPRRTRPPLTPEHALLKALRPIGSRPGPRGCRVFLDGGLPRGASGHLPVLRVCDRHRGCTGADRALRLPLPAPPEPPDRALCPPRPLPAVHPGRCRAGPRALPGRRWLLPLLLPRGPREPPAHSVEVFTFDLHEPLSKERVEAFSDGVYAIVATLLILDICEDNVPDAKDVKEKFQGSLVAALGESGPHFLAYFGSFATVGLLWFAHHSLFLHIRRATRPMGLLNTLSLAFVGGLPLAYQQTSAFAQQPRDELESVRVSCAIIFLASIFQFAIWTTALLREGETLQPSARFGGREHAFMFAKLALYPCASLLAFACTCVLSSFSTAIFHAMQIAVPFTFLLLRLLVRLALAGLRALRGLLGPVLVRPAPGAADEAQSLLLPAPC